A single window of Acetohalobium arabaticum DSM 5501 DNA harbors:
- a CDS encoding MOSC domain-containing protein: MREIIQTGKVVAICCGRERREAKEVTDEGYIKTDYGLEGDVHAGKGERQISLLASEESKELMEKYNLEYGDFEQNIVTEGIEADHLSLGDRLKVGEDIILEVTQIGKEFQDGYEIFHRVMCERGIFTKVLRGGEIKARDQIQVSSS; this comes from the coding sequence ATGAGAGAAATTATTCAAACAGGAAAAGTAGTTGCTATCTGTTGTGGAAGAGAAAGACGTGAGGCTAAAGAAGTGACAGATGAAGGGTATATTAAGACAGACTATGGTTTAGAAGGCGATGTACATGCGGGAAAAGGAGAGCGTCAGATCAGTCTGTTGGCTAGTGAGGAAAGTAAGGAGTTAATGGAGAAGTATAATCTGGAATATGGAGATTTTGAACAGAATATTGTAACGGAAGGAATAGAAGCTGATCATTTATCGCTGGGGGATAGATTGAAGGTCGGTGAGGATATTATTCTGGAAGTTACGCAGATAGGTAAAGAGTTTCAGGATGGCTATGAAATCTTCCATCGGGTAATGTGTGAGCGGGGAATATTTACAAAAGTACTACGCGGAGGAGAAATTAAAGCTAGGGATCAGATTCAGGTATCTTCTTCATAA